The Acidobacteriota bacterium genome includes the window GGTTCCGAGACCCGCATCCTTCAGAGCCTGCCGGCACGGGCCGAGCGTGCTCCCGACCAGGTCTTCGACGAGCTGCTCCAGCTTGCTCCGGGACAACTTGACGTTCAGGTGCTTGGGACCCGAGGCGTCGGCGGTCACGAAGGGCAGGTTGATCTCGGTTTCCTGCACTCCGGACAGCTCGATCTTCGCCTTCTCGCCCGCCTCCTTGAGGCGCTGCATGGCCATCGGATCCTGGCCCAGATCGATGCCCTGGTCCTTCTTGAACTCCGCCAGCAGCCAGTCGATGATCCGCTGGTCGATGTTGTCGCCGCCGAGGTGGGTGTCGCCGTTCGTCGACTTCACCTCGACGACCCCCTCACCGACTTCCAGGATGGAGATGTCGAAGGTGCCGCCACCAAAGTCGTACACGGCGATCGTGCGGTCGCCCTCCTTGTCCAGGCCGTAGGCGAGCGCCGCCGCCGTCGGCTCGTTGACCAGCCGTTCCACGGTCAGACCGGCGATCTGGCCGGCGTCGCGCGTCGCCTGACGCTGGGCGTCGTTGAAGTATGCCGGCACGGTGATCACCGCCCGGTCGACCGGACCGCCGAGGTAGTCCTCCGCCGCCTGCTTCAGCTTCTGCAGGACCATGGCAGAGATCTGCGGCGGCGTGTAGCTCTTGCCCGCGGCCTCGATCTGGACGTCATCGCCCGAACTCGTGACCGAGTAGGGGACCATCTTCTGCTCCCCCGAAACCTCGCCCAGGCGCCGGCCCATGAAGCGCTTGATCGAGAAGACCGTGTTCTGCGGATTCGTCACCGCCTGCCGCTTCGCGACCTGTCCGACCAACCGCTCGCCCTTGTCGGTGAACGCGACAATCGACGGCGTGGTCCGACTTCCCTCCGAGTTCGGAACCACCTTCGGATCCGAACCCTCCATCAGGGCGACGACGCTGTTCGTCGTCCCCAAGTCGATACCGATGATCTTGCTCAAGTTCTCGTCTCCCGATCGCCCGCGCCAACCGGCGCGAACGGTTGTTTTCCTGGCTCTTCGGTTCGCCGCCGGGGCTGCGGCCCCGACGCGCCGAGCATCCTAAGACCTAAGCGGCTTGATGTCAAGTCCTGCGGAGCGCATATCTGATATCTATACGCTCATATACGCGCGGCCAGGCCAGTACACCAACCCGATCACGGCGCTCCAGGATGGACCAGCGCCCCTTTCCCGACTGTTGGGTCAGCTACGGGTCTTCTCGACGTAGCGCATCCGGAGCTGGGCGAGCAGGTCCTCGAGCAAAGCCGTTTCCTGAGCGCTCACGTTCCCCCGGGTCTTCTCCTGGAGCACCCCCAGCAGGTCGATGTGCATGCGAGCCCGCGGCAGATCCTCAGCACTCTGGCCATCCGGAAGCTGCGCATCGCCGAGCAGGAAGGCGATCGGCTCGGCGAGCATGGCCACCAGATCCATGAAGCCGGGCCCGGCACCTGCCGCCGGCGACGGGCCCGCGGCGGCCTCTGCGGGTCCCGTGCCCGGGCCGCCCAGGGACGGTTCGCCGCCGTCCACGCCCGAGGTTTCGCGCGGGGCAGTGTCCGGTGCCGCGGGCGACGGGGCCTCGGCGCCTTTCGCGTCCTTCTGCTGCTCGAGAAAGCGGTACTCTTCGCGCAGCTCGCCGTCGTCCGTGAACATCCTCCTGTCGGTGACCTTCACATCCGACCCCCACCGAAGAATGAGCGATCGTAACAGAGCCGGCGGAGCGGCACGGGACCCCTCCTCACTGGCTCCGATCGGCACCCTGATCGACCGGCTCCGCCGGGATTGTCCCTGGGATCGCGAGCTGTCCCTTCGGGATCTGCGCGCCTACCTGATCGAGGAGGCGCACGAGCTGGCCGCCGCGATCGACGAGCGCGATCCCGCGGCGATCAACGAGGAGCTGGGCGATCTGCTCTTCGAGGCCGTCTACGTCGCCCGGCTCGCCAGCGCCGAGCTGTCGGACGTGCCGGTCGGCGACGCGATTCGAACCGTGATCGAGAAGATGGTGGCCCGTCACCCGCACGTGTTCGGCGACGAGGAGGCCTCATCCGCGGCCGAGGTCGCGGCCCTCTGGGAGCAACGCAAACGTGATCGGGCCGGACGTTCCGTGCTGGACGGCGTACCCGCATCGCTGCCGGCCCTGGTCGGCGCCTACCGTCTCGGTCAGAAGGCGGCCGGCATCGGCTTCGACTGGGACGCGGCCGCCGCCGTGCGCGCCAAGGTGTCCGAGGAGCTCGAGGAGCTGGACCGGGAGATGGCGACGGACGAGTCGGCGCCGACGACGAAGGTCGAAGAGGAGTTGGGCGACGTCCTCTTCGCCGTGGCCAATCTGGCTCGCCATCTCAAGGTGGATCCGGAGCGCGCCCTCGCGTCAGCGAACAGGAAGTTCCGCCGCCGCTTCGCGGTGGTGGAAGCGGAACTCGAATCGGGAGTCCGCGCCGAGATCGACGGCAACCGGATGGAGTTGATGGAACGGCTGTGGGAGCGTGCCAAGCGGGAAGAGGAGTAACCCCGCGGCTACCGCGGTCGCCTACAGGTTCGCCGACTCCGCGGGAGGTTCCAACATCTTCTCGATCGCACCTTCGAGCACCGGATCCGACCCGTCTTCCGGCTCGGCGAAGAAGAAGGCGCCGAGGCGGTGCTCCTGCTCCATGCGGATCCTGCTATTCAGCCGCTCGCCGTCCGGATCGGTGTAGAACGCCGAGGTCAACTCCAGCACGCCTCCCTCGTTCGGCAGCTCGATCTGCTCCACCTCGCCGGCGTAGCCGAAGGTTGGTTCACCGTAGAGTTCGGCGCCTCTCGCCTTCTTCAGCACGGCGGTCAGCACCTCGGCGGCTCCCTGAGAACTCCGGTCGACCAGTACGGCGATGTCGCCCGAGTAGAGGCCGCCGACGCCTTCGAAGCTCAGGAGTTTCTGGTCCTCGCGATCGACGAGGCCGCCCAGCTCACCCTGGGC containing:
- the mazG gene encoding nucleoside triphosphate pyrophosphohydrolase → MSDRNRAGGAARDPSSLAPIGTLIDRLRRDCPWDRELSLRDLRAYLIEEAHELAAAIDERDPAAINEELGDLLFEAVYVARLASAELSDVPVGDAIRTVIEKMVARHPHVFGDEEASSAAEVAALWEQRKRDRAGRSVLDGVPASLPALVGAYRLGQKAAGIGFDWDAAAAVRAKVSEELEELDREMATDESAPTTKVEEELGDVLFAVANLARHLKVDPERALASANRKFRRRFAVVEAELESGVRAEIDGNRMELMERLWERAKREEE
- the dnaK gene encoding molecular chaperone DnaK: MSKIIGIDLGTTNSVVALMEGSDPKVVPNSEGSRTTPSIVAFTDKGERLVGQVAKRQAVTNPQNTVFSIKRFMGRRLGEVSGEQKMVPYSVTSSGDDVQIEAAGKSYTPPQISAMVLQKLKQAAEDYLGGPVDRAVITVPAYFNDAQRQATRDAGQIAGLTVERLVNEPTAAALAYGLDKEGDRTIAVYDFGGGTFDISILEVGEGVVEVKSTNGDTHLGGDNIDQRIIDWLLAEFKKDQGIDLGQDPMAMQRLKEAGEKAKIELSGVQETEINLPFVTADASGPKHLNVKLSRSKLEQLVEDLVGSTLGPCRQALKDAGLGTSDIEEVVMVGGQTRMPAVQNAVKEFFGREPHRGVNPDEVVAIGAAIQGGVLAGDVTDVLLLDVTPLSLGIETLGGVFTKLIDRNTTIPTRKSETFSTAGDNQTSVEVHVLQGEREMAGHNRTLGRFHLVGIPPAPRGMPQIEVTFDIDANGIVNVSAKDKGTGKEQKITITGSGGIDKDEIERMVDDAKAHSEEDKQRREVIDARNQLDSLVYGTEKNLAEHKDKLSETDVGEIESAIEEAKKAMEAEDAAAMASASAGLTQASHKLAQVIYEQTSAQAPPEGAPGAGAGPEGPASGGDDDVIDADFVDVDDTSGDEKAN
- a CDS encoding DUF1844 domain-containing protein, with protein sequence MKVTDRRMFTDDGELREEYRFLEQQKDAKGAEAPSPAAPDTAPRETSGVDGGEPSLGGPGTGPAEAAAGPSPAAGAGPGFMDLVAMLAEPIAFLLGDAQLPDGQSAEDLPRARMHIDLLGVLQEKTRGNVSAQETALLEDLLAQLRMRYVEKTRS